The Pyxicephalus adspersus chromosome 1, UCB_Pads_2.0, whole genome shotgun sequence sequence CCAATATAATTTATTCTTCTTCTATATTCCCCAAATCTCTAATACAGCCCAATAAATGTCCATCAGTCTGATAAATGACCCAATGCTgtcgtctagtttttgtgatgacGGTGATTCCACATCCAGTAttctatattattctatatttcaTGGAGATTCTATGAAGATTCGGAGATTTTACACAACAGAAGTGTTTGATTCTAGGATTAAGCAGAAGCGTATTCTTGCAATGTGTCCCTAATTCCTCACAGAACACAAAGTCCCAATTATTGTGCCATCGTCACGAAATTCAATCTTCAACAGTTTGTCACAAAGCTTGTTCCTCTGCATGGCGTCTCTGTGCCGATATGAAGATATTGCCGGAAGCCATGAATGATAAAACATTGGAACACTGAAGgccattggcttgctgatgggaacgCGAGCAGGAATCCCAAATTTATGTTTCCGGCACCTCTGGGATAGACGAGCTAGGATAGAATATTTCCAGTGTGTCTGGCAGATATGATGTGTCCATCCGTCCTGATCCCGCTGTGtctattattaatacacagtatttatatagcaccgtcatataacacagcgctgtacaaagtccatagtcatgtgactagctgtccctcataggttctcacaatctaatgacccccccatactcatatgtcattattacagtctaaggagaattttggggggaaaccaattaacctaatggcatgcttttggaatgtgggaggaagccggagtacccggaggaaacccacgcagacccggggagaacctgcaaactccatgcagatactgtcctggccgagattctaacctgggacccggggctgcaaaggccggagtgctaaccactgagccaccatgctgccccatccAACATGTCCGTCTGACCTGATCCCGATGTGCCCATCGTATCTCTTCCCAGTGTATCATACAATCTGACCCAATGTGCCCAACCTGCCCCCAAGGTTTCCATCCGATCTGTCCGGCCATATTACCCCGTAGACACTTCTCAAGCATGCTTTCTAATGTTCTTGCGCGCACTTTGGCTCATCTACTGCTGCTGTTGGCCTGGCACCTGGAAGTTCTGTTTCCCTGAATTGTTACGTTCTTAGTTTTACAATATTCGGGGTTGTACAGAGTTTTCCCATCACAATGTATGAAGACCCGTCAGAGCCACAGcctgctgtttaatatgttgaatATTTGCCAACCCAGAGGCCGGGGTCAGAGATCCGCCGCAGCATTTCCAGCAACATCTATAAGACAATTGTTGGTAATCTAGCTGGTGGGTGATTGGGACAATGAGGTCTGTGTGAGGTGCGGACATTGGGAAGGGGGTGAGGAGGGGAATTTGAATTGGATTTGGCTCTTGTAGATGGCAGCTCATGTAAATAGTACAATTAGCACTCTCATTCTTTCCACTCATTGCTCTCTGACCGCAGGATACAATCCCATTCACTGCAATATGTGAATACAGAATAATGCCAAATAGGAAAAGTGCGCCAAAATCAAACCCATCATTCCGCCTGAGCTCCGACTCTAAAAAAATCAGACACAAAGGAGAGGAGGGCAGCAGGAAAATAAGGAAGAGAAGGATGGAGCTGTTCTCTGCTTTTTCTCATCTCAGGTTCCTTGTTTAAACTCCTAAAATGACCTCCAGTATAATAGGAAATGCCACACACCAGGACCCGCCCCCACACACTGATTGGATAATAAGGGAGCAGCAGTACTGATGAGGTCACCCCTGAGCTCTGTAAGCATATGCGATGTTAAGCAGTGAATGGAAActcattttcatatatttcttgTAATTTACAGTAATTAGAAGCAGATTTATTAAATTGTACGATTTCAGGGTTCGAGTCCCCATAAACACACCTGAATATCTTTTTCCATGTGACTTGAACATAGACACAATAATAGgataatattctttattaaaagacAATGATAAAGAAAACAGCTGCAATGAGGCTTAGAATGGGAACACACCGATCTGAGAATTGACAAGCCATGTAACACTCAGTGAAACATTCATCCTTTTTTCTCCATGTATAGCCCCTTCCTCTTATATATGGTCTGATGGCGCCCCAATACCTCAATAATAGCAATAAATGCTTATTGGCTGTTCCATCTGTTCAGACAGCGGCTGGCCAATAGGAATATTTCTTACTCACAGCTAATCCACCCAGGAGGAATAAACCTGCTTGCTTGGTGGGTGCAGCTTGTGAATGTCGTTCCATGGAATATCTTACAGCTGTGGTACCTTAATATTTCCATCTATTAGGACTGTAAATGTCTCACACAAACctatataaaatatcaattacATTCATAATGGTTTTACAAGCAGACAAACGTTATTCATGTGACTTACAGATAAAGATAAAGGTTGGGTAAACCACAATTCTATGAGGAGTTCATGAGGGTTCTACAAGGATTCCATAACAGATCCCTACGGGTTGCATGAGGGTTCTACAAAGATTCCATAAAACAGATCCCTACGGGTTGCATGAGGGTTCTACAAAGATTCCATAACAGATCAATAAGGGTTCCATGAGGGTTCTACAAGGATTCCATACCATCGCTACGGGTTCCATGATGGTTCTACAAAGATTCCATAACAGATCCCTATAGGTTGCATGAGGGTTCTACAAGGATTCCATAACAGATGCCTACAGGTTGCATGAGGGTTCTACAAGGATTCCATAACAGATCCCTATGGGTTCCATGAGGGTTCTAAAAGGATTTCATAACAGATAAATATGGGTTGCATGAGGGTTCTACAAAGATTCCATAAAACAGATCCCTACGGGTTGCATGAGGGTTCTACAAGGATTTCATAACAGATCCCTATGGGTTCCATGGGGGTTCTACAGGGATTCCATAACTGATCCCTACGGGTCCCATGAGGGTTCTACAAGCATTCCATAACAGATCCCTATGGGTTTCATTGGGTTCTACAAGGATTCGGTAAATGATCCCTACGGGTCCCATGAGGGTTCTACAAGCATTCCATGACAGATCCCTATGGGTTCCAAGAGAGTTCTACAAGGATTCAATAACAGATCCCTATAGGTTGCATGGGGGTTCCACAAGGATTCCATAACAGATTCCTATCGGTTCTACAAGGATTCCATAACAGATCTCAATGGGTTCCAGAAGGATTCCATAACAGATTCCTTTGGGTTCCACAAGGGTTCTACAAGGATTCCATACCAGATCCCTATGGGTTGCATGAGGGTTCTACAAGGATTCCATAACAGATCTCAATGGGTTCCACAAGGATTCCATAACAGATTCCTTTGGGTTCCACAAGGGTTCTACAAGGATTCCATACCAGATCCCTATGGGTTCCACGACGGTTCTACAAGGATTCCATAAAAAACCCATACGGGTTCAATGATAGTTTACAAAGGTGCCATGAGGACCCCAGGAGAATGCCAGGAGTTGTCCAAAAGGTTTTATAAAGATTCATGGAGGTTCTGTGAGGGTTCCATAAGAATTCCAGGAAAGAAGCAGAAGAAGATCCCATGTGTTAGGTGGCAGAATATCAGGGACTTTACCCATCGTTCCTTCCAGTATTGGCTCTGCCATGCAGAGGATGACCTGTGTTCCTTTGATGGAAGCAGACACTGCTCTTCTTGGGCTTTGCAGTTTAGGTCGATTGACTGCATGGATATGTTTAGTATCAGCGGTGGATTCCGTCTGTGGCACTGATTGATGCTCATTTTACCATTGTTATCCTGAAACTAAGCATTGTGTGTACATTTCTGTGGCAGATCAATTTGTGTATTTACATGATGGAATTATGATACCCCTCAACTTCCCTCTTCTGTTCCTCAAAAGCAAGCACCTTCCTATACCCCTCTGGTAAATGTTAGAGAACCTGCATTTTATTTAAGTTAATAATTTGGTTTGGTTTTGCTAAGCTGTGGAGGTCACCAACATTCAGGGGCCCATGTATGCACCCCCCCCTCATTTTACCCCCACAGAAAGCAGAGCTCCAGGCTGGTGTCATTGGTGGACATACGGGAGGAATGTGGAGCTCCTGTTTCTGAAATTCTCCAACTTTGGTGTCCATCTGACATTGCTTTCGGTAGTCTGATCCAATATTTGGAGAATAACCtactaaacaaatgtttttcttcatcAATAACacaaaaagcagaagaaagtCACTTTTGTGTCCCATGAACATCACATTGGGGAGGAAATCAAAGCTGGAACCGGAAGGAGGAGCTGCAGAGCCTGAACCCACTGCTGACATTCTGGGCCATGGACACAAAAAATCTGATGTTTTATTTCCTCCCCACCTGTCCATTGTTAGACCCCATAAACTGAAAGAGATTTGTTataaattgtttctttaaaatgacattgGGCTTACTTTGTATGGCCAGTTAGGTTGTAAATCAAGCAAAGTTCTTCCAGGTTCTCAGTCTTCACACTTTGTAATAAAGCTGCTGGTTTCTTCAcgaagcaaaaaataaaaattgaaaggaaaacgcaaaaagaaaataattgaaaaatgtgcCATTGTCAGAATAGGTTCCCTATAGAGGAAGAATGATTTGCAAAGTTCTTTCACCTGCAGAATTCTCAGGCGATGACAAAGGACGAGATATCTTCTGATATTCTGAGGTATAATATTCAGGCAAAGGGAGTTTATTGCAGGAGGTGAAGTGGGAAATAAGAAGCTCCTTCTGGGGTCTCTTTGGTCTAGTAGACATTTTAGCCAAGGAACATATAGACAATAGCTGTCCCTGAGGTCTTTGTAGTCTGTGGGGGTCACATGAACTGCGATTCCCATAAAGAGGTGACAATGAAGAGATCCTAATCTTGGTGACTTCCCCTTTTCACAGTATGAAGCATGGACTCTTCTTTTTTACTGGGTTTGGGTTGAGAACGGCTCTCACAGACTCCGAGAAAACTTCCTTGATGCCTTCTTGGTTGAGTGCTGAGCATTCCATGTACTTCACTGCGTGAATTTGCTTGGACAAGCTGACACCTTGCTGGTAGGTGATTGGTTGCTGGTTCTGCTCCTTTAGCTTTTTGATGACATCAGGGTTGGTTCTTAGATCTTTCTTGGTACCCACCAGTAGCATAGGAATGTTAGGACAATGGTGGCCTACTTCAGGATACCACTTGTGCTTTACATTCTCATAAGATGGTGGACTGGCGATGGAGAAGCAGATGATGAAGACATTGGTCTGAGGGTAAGACAATGTCCTTAGTCGGTCATACTCTTCTTGGCCAGCCGTATCCCACAGGTTTAGGCTCACCGTTTTTCCATCCACTGTACTTTGGGCACTGTAATTGTCAAACACAGTGGGGATATACTCCTTGGGGAAGGCATTGGTTGTATAACAGATGAGAAGACACGTTTTCCCCACAGCTCCATCTCCAACCACCACACACTTAATAGTCTGCATTGTTTCTGTTGGGTGCAGTCTCAGAAACCTGAAAACGAAAGAATAAAGTCAGATATATGGAACTTTAAAAGTGGCCACCAAACATCTGACATATCCCCCAAATCTACCCAACACCAATATTTTATGGTGACTCCAGCGGCAAGATCACCCCAAACACATCAGTCCCCTTCCTCTAGAAGAAGTCTCAGCAagtcaaataaaggaaaatcccGTCAAATAGAGAAGAAGACCCCTTCATGATGGCTCCAGCTTGTGGTAGGAGGTGCTAAGCTGAGCTTCCATTGGATTTTACAAATTCCTATCCACCCAAAACATGGAACACAGAGAGTTCACATTGCAACAAGAAATTTTCACGCCTTTCCAAAGTCatcaaagacaaaaaacacaacatttagcCTCATGGTTCTCTCTTTTTATCCCCACAGAcattgggagacctcctgggctctcccagcatgcaGGGTGCTCATACCTGGTTCACCTGAACCACCTGGCCTCAGGTGCAACTCACCCCAAGTTTTGGGAAGCCACAGAGCTCCAATAATATCCAACAGATAGaaataaatggatttaaaatacttattattatttattgtaaccCCAACACTAGCCCAGGTGTGGCTATCAGAATGTTAAAGTATAATTATTGTGCTGTAACTGTAATCACATTTTGATTTAATACAGAGAACAAACTACAAATTGTCCTTGTTTTCCAGATTGCCTGTAATAGTTCATTGATGAGTCAGATAACAAGGTCACACAGGACAGTTCCAGGACACATCCAGGGCAGGCCCAGAATAAACCAAGGATATGCCCAGGACAGACTGGGGAGATTCTCCAGGATTAGCCCAGATTAGCCCAATAGGAATCTCCAGGATTAGCTCAGGACAGAATCAGGAGAATCTCCAGGAAAGGCCCAGAACAGACTAGGGAGAATCTCCAGGATAGGCTCAGGACAAACTGGGGAGAATCTCTAGGATAGGCCCAGGAGAGCCCAAGAAGAATCTCCTAAATTGGGCCAAGACAGAACCGGGAGAATCTCCAAGATAAGGCCAGGACAGACTGGGGAGAATCTCTAGGATAGGCTCAGGAGAGCCCAAGAAGAATCTCCTAAATTGGGCCAAGACAGAACCGGGAGAATCTCCAAGATAAGGCCAGGACTGATCTGGGAGAATCTTAAGGATAGGTTCAGGACAGACAGGGGAGAATCTAGGATAGGCCCAAAAGAGCACTGAGAGAATCTCCAGCATAGGCCCAGGACACACCAGGGAGAATCTCCAGGACAGACCCAGGACAGACTGGGGAGGAACTCCAGAATAGGCCCAGGACAGACAAAGGAAAACCTCCAGGATAGGCCCAGGGCAGACCAGGGAGAATGGAGAATCTCCACAATAGGCCCAGGACAGGCCAGGGAGATTCTCCAGTAGAGGCCCAGAACAGAGCAGGGAGAATCTCCAGGACAGACCGGGAAGAATCTCTAGGATAGGCAGAGGACAGACCTGGGAGAATCTCAAGGATTGGCCCAGGACAGAATCGGGAGAATCTCCAGGATAGGCCCAGGACAGACTGTGGAGAATCTTTAGGATAGGCCCAGGACAGCTCAAGAAGAATCTCCAGAAAAGGCCCAGGACAGAACCGGGAGAATCTCCAGGATAGGCCCAGGACAGACTGTGGAGAATCTTTAGGATAGGCCCAGGACAGCTCAAGAAGAATCTCCAGAAAAGGCCCAGGACAGAACCGGGAGAATCTCCAGGATTGGCACAGGACAGCCTTGGAAAAATTTCCAGGATAGGCCAGGACAGCCCAGGAAAAATCTCCAGGATTGGACCAGAACAGGCCAGGGGGAAAGCTTGGGATAGGCCCAGGACAGACCGGGGAGAATCTCCAGGATAGAGCAAGGATAGCGTAGGGGAATCTTCAGAATAGGCCCAGGACAAACTGGGGAGAATCTTAAGGATAGGCCCAGGACAGACCAGGGAGAATCTCCAGGATAGGCCCAAGAGAGCACCGGGATAATC is a genomic window containing:
- the RHOG gene encoding rho-related GTP-binding protein RhoG isoform X2, which produces MQTIKCVVVGDGAVGKTCLLICYTTNAFPKEYIPTVFDNYSAQSTVDGKTVSLNLWDTAGQEEYDRLRTLSYPQTNVFIICFSIASPPSYENVKHKWYPEVGHHCPNIPMLLVGTKKDLRTNPDVIKKLKEQNQQPITYQQGVSLSKQIHAVKYMECSALNQEGIKEVFSESVRAVLNPNPVKKKSPCFIL
- the RHOG gene encoding rho-related GTP-binding protein RhoG isoform X1, producing the protein MTRFLRLHPTETMQTIKCVVVGDGAVGKTCLLICYTTNAFPKEYIPTVFDNYSAQSTVDGKTVSLNLWDTAGQEEYDRLRTLSYPQTNVFIICFSIASPPSYENVKHKWYPEVGHHCPNIPMLLVGTKKDLRTNPDVIKKLKEQNQQPITYQQGVSLSKQIHAVKYMECSALNQEGIKEVFSESVRAVLNPNPVKKKSPCFIL